A single region of the Candidatus Zymogenaceae bacterium genome encodes:
- the radA gene encoding DNA repair protein RadA, translating into MSQKKKKDRVVYVCSECGHTSPQWMGRCPGCDRWNTLSEEVIRAAGRKTESKREAPPTPLFLSDAVDVGTRRLSTGISELDRVLGGGLVEGSVVLVGGDPGVGKTTLLMQALSHVSQSGVDCLYVSGEESLAQLKLRGERLGLDLTSFPVLFSANTDEILSVIEDFSPRFVVLDSIQTAHFPELDASPGSISQLRAVSAAIISTAKERNTAVILVGHITKEGTIAGPKVLEHLVDTVLYFEGDSGGPYRLLKAHKNRFGPTFEVGVFEMGDRGLLEVTNPSELFLSQRVVTDPGSAVTASLEGTRTLLVEVQSLVVKSLLAVPRRVTVGMDQNRVHIIAAVLERTAGVSLSQHDIFINVVGGLRLTEPAADLALAATLISSFLNIPMPSDTVLFGEIGLSGEVRGVSQSRARIAEAAKLGFKRVVMSKASLSGASGGKDIACVGISSVGEVMEVVFQAGTA; encoded by the coding sequence ATGAGCCAGAAGAAAAAGAAGGACCGGGTCGTATACGTCTGCAGCGAGTGCGGTCATACGTCCCCCCAGTGGATGGGGAGGTGCCCCGGCTGCGACCGGTGGAATACCCTTTCCGAGGAGGTGATCCGGGCGGCCGGGCGAAAGACGGAGTCCAAACGCGAGGCACCGCCGACGCCGCTGTTCCTGTCCGATGCGGTCGATGTCGGAACCCGACGGCTCTCCACGGGCATCTCCGAGCTGGATCGGGTGCTCGGCGGCGGCCTGGTGGAGGGATCCGTCGTGCTGGTGGGAGGCGATCCGGGGGTGGGAAAAACCACGCTCTTGATGCAGGCGCTGTCTCACGTTTCACAAAGCGGGGTCGATTGTCTCTACGTCAGCGGCGAAGAATCCCTGGCGCAGCTCAAGCTCCGGGGCGAGCGGCTGGGCCTCGACCTCACATCATTCCCGGTGCTGTTTTCGGCCAACACCGATGAAATCCTCTCCGTTATTGAGGACTTCTCCCCCCGTTTTGTCGTCCTCGATTCCATCCAGACGGCACACTTCCCGGAGCTCGACGCCTCCCCCGGCAGCATCAGTCAGCTCCGGGCGGTATCGGCGGCGATCATCTCCACGGCGAAAGAGCGAAACACGGCCGTCATCCTGGTGGGACACATCACGAAAGAGGGGACCATCGCCGGACCCAAGGTCCTGGAGCATCTGGTCGATACGGTACTCTATTTCGAGGGGGACAGCGGCGGCCCCTATCGGCTCCTGAAGGCCCATAAAAACAGGTTCGGGCCCACATTCGAGGTCGGCGTCTTCGAGATGGGCGACCGGGGGCTCTTGGAGGTGACGAATCCCTCGGAGCTGTTTCTGTCCCAGCGGGTCGTCACCGATCCGGGCTCGGCGGTGACGGCCAGCCTCGAGGGGACACGAACCCTCCTGGTGGAGGTGCAGAGCCTGGTTGTAAAAAGCCTCTTGGCCGTGCCCCGGCGGGTGACGGTGGGCATGGACCAGAACCGGGTGCACATTATTGCGGCGGTGCTGGAGCGGACGGCGGGGGTGAGCCTTTCCCAGCACGATATTTTCATCAACGTGGTGGGCGGCCTGCGCCTGACGGAGCCGGCGGCGGACCTGGCCCTGGCCGCCACACTGATTTCCAGCTTCCTGAACATACCGATGCCTTCTGACACCGTGCTGTTCGGAGAAATCGGTCTGTCCGGCGAGGTGCGGGGGGTGTCTCAGAGCAGGGCGAGAATCGCCGAGGCGGCGAAGCTCGGTTTCAAGCGGGTGGTCATGTCAAAGGCATCCCTCTCGGGGGCGTCCGGCGGCAAGGACATTGCCTGTGTGGGAATTTCGTCCGTGGGAGAGGTGATGGAGGTCGTTTTCCAGGCCGGTACGGCGTGA
- a CDS encoding enoyl-CoA hydratase/isomerase family protein, with translation MENFQHMKIEVDGHLAVLTLNRPEKMNAFGKTLIDEAARAVDLLTVMKEVRVVICTGAGGNFCTGLDIEDMVAVDKNEGLRLIRAVAKILEAVYTSRKITIAAIEGYCLAGGMNLALSNDILVSSDKAVFGQPEINFSFMPGVIRLWRYAGLIRAKYMALTGDLFSAKEVKDWGFISKMVPAGKALEEARKLAEKLLDKPHSSLRTVKMMFTDVMEMDFEEASRREREGFLDLFQSGERKRRMEEFITMRKKL, from the coding sequence ATGGAAAACTTCCAGCATATGAAAATCGAGGTTGACGGGCATTTGGCGGTCCTAACCCTGAACCGACCGGAGAAGATGAACGCCTTCGGGAAGACCCTGATAGACGAGGCGGCGAGGGCCGTTGATCTTTTGACGGTGATGAAAGAGGTACGGGTGGTTATTTGTACCGGCGCCGGGGGGAATTTCTGTACCGGTCTTGACATCGAGGACATGGTGGCGGTGGACAAAAACGAAGGGCTGCGGCTCATCCGGGCGGTGGCGAAGATCCTTGAGGCCGTCTATACATCCAGGAAAATCACCATCGCCGCCATCGAGGGGTACTGCCTCGCCGGGGGGATGAACCTTGCGCTTTCGAATGATATTCTCGTTTCATCGGACAAGGCGGTGTTCGGACAGCCGGAAATCAACTTCTCGTTCATGCCCGGGGTGATACGGCTCTGGCGGTACGCGGGCCTCATTCGGGCGAAATACATGGCGCTGACGGGAGACCTTTTTTCCGCCAAAGAGGTAAAGGACTGGGGATTCATCTCAAAGATGGTCCCGGCGGGAAAGGCGCTGGAGGAGGCCAGGAAACTGGCCGAGAAACTGCTGGATAAGCCTCACTCATCCCTTCGTACCGTCAAAATGATGTTTACCGACGTGATGGAGATGGATTTCGAGGAAGCGAGCCGGCGGGAGCGGGAGGGGTTTCTGGACCTCTTCCAGAGCGGGGAGCGGAAACGACGCATGGAGGAGTTTATCACCATGAGAAAGAAGCTCTGA
- a CDS encoding 16S rRNA (uracil(1498)-N(3))-methyltransferase yields MTRFFCDRELEPGDTVDLNDEESHHLLVVLRAGTGDRVLLADGAGREWTAVVEKRGSSRAHLTVEELSRESEMCPFELYLYPGLLKGKKLERVVRDAVELGVSAVVPCVTARSISRDMSDVKKTRLEAIAREESKLTRRNRAMAVLDVVDFTGAVRDAPGMKLFVWEEANDFLGDRLEEVGGPREKVSVFTGPEGGFSPEEAVLAGEAGCLAVSLGDRILRAETAPGVTVTMIQYAWGGFVRT; encoded by the coding sequence ATGACGAGATTCTTTTGTGACCGTGAGCTTGAACCGGGAGACACCGTCGATCTGAACGATGAAGAGAGTCATCATCTTCTGGTCGTGCTCCGGGCGGGCACAGGCGATCGGGTGCTGCTGGCGGACGGTGCCGGCCGGGAATGGACCGCCGTTGTTGAGAAGAGAGGGTCGAGCCGGGCGCACCTTACGGTCGAGGAGCTTTCCCGGGAGTCGGAGATGTGTCCCTTCGAGCTGTATCTCTATCCCGGCCTCTTAAAGGGAAAGAAGCTGGAGCGTGTCGTCCGGGATGCGGTGGAGCTGGGGGTGTCGGCCGTCGTTCCCTGTGTGACCGCAAGAAGTATATCCCGGGACATGAGCGATGTAAAAAAAACGCGGCTTGAGGCGATCGCTCGGGAAGAATCGAAGCTCACACGAAGAAACAGGGCCATGGCCGTTTTAGACGTCGTTGACTTTACGGGTGCGGTGAGGGATGCGCCGGGGATGAAGCTCTTCGTGTGGGAGGAGGCGAACGATTTTCTGGGTGACCGCCTGGAGGAAGTCGGCGGACCACGGGAAAAGGTGAGCGTGTTTACCGGCCCCGAGGGCGGGTTTTCCCCCGAAGAGGCCGTTCTGGCCGGGGAGGCCGGGTGCCTTGCCGTGAGCCTCGGAGACCGCATCCTCAGGGCGGAAACGGCGCCCGGGGTGACGGTGACGATGATTCAGTATGCATGGGGAGGATTTGTCCGCACATGA
- a CDS encoding RDD family protein, with product MIVYGRDGMVSGKYHTTTIEARGAGVSGRGTTHASSRTGKTIVRAGFVIRTVAFCIDMLLLVMVMGIIAAGVGIFLGYYTGFVEDIITSEGFDSLKEFIPYIRRIALSMLAFPPLYMILLTAVFGQTLGKMIVGIRVVRTDGSRVGLLISTLRFFCYIISGGLLCVGFLWVIWDENRQAWHDMLADTMVVRL from the coding sequence TTGATTGTCTACGGTCGGGACGGCATGGTTTCCGGGAAATACCACACGACAACGATTGAGGCCCGGGGCGCCGGAGTCTCCGGTCGAGGGACCACACACGCTTCGTCACGAACGGGCAAAACCATCGTCCGGGCGGGATTTGTCATCCGGACGGTTGCATTCTGTATTGATATGCTTCTGCTCGTCATGGTGATGGGTATCATCGCCGCGGGCGTGGGTATTTTTTTGGGGTATTATACCGGATTCGTCGAAGACATCATCACCAGCGAGGGGTTCGACAGTCTGAAGGAATTCATTCCATACATACGACGCATCGCACTTTCCATGCTGGCCTTTCCTCCCCTCTATATGATTCTGCTGACCGCCGTATTCGGTCAGACATTGGGTAAAATGATCGTCGGCATCCGTGTGGTCAGGACGGACGGCTCCCGGGTGGGACTTTTGATTTCAACTCTTCGATTTTTCTGTTATATTATTTCCGGTGGGTTGTTGTGTGTCGGTTTTTTGTGGGTGATCTGGGATGAAAATCGTCAAGCGTGGCACGACATGCTCGCGGATACGATGGTCGTTCGCCTGTAG
- a CDS encoding protein kinase — MRCTVIVTEHARGNYPVTNPCPRCGHENRHRDKFCARCGERLEIGVRPIIGAVLDRRYRIVELIGEGGMGVVYRARHLRLNVDMAVKILHRKLARDESFKERFDREAKILAGLSHHNIVSIHDYGAFRDTFYIAMDLVDGESLEDVSARRAPLAVMNAFSIAASVARGLAWVHAGGVIHRDIKPGNIMIDRTGRVLITDFGIALTLSGDPKTLDDEIIGTPEYMSPEQLRGLDLDERTDVYSLGVVLYQLLTGVSPFRATDDAAATAARILGKTPDPITSHRMDLSRGQIEIVNRAMAHDRSRRLRSAVHMLELIDRETGGSGGPDTDIHIASSARPAEGVEGVLSGRPSDTADSPGITRISRLRIITAVLLATLIAAGLVILGIFLAKSW; from the coding sequence ATGAGGTGTACAGTAATCGTCACAGAACACGCCCGAGGCAACTATCCCGTGACAAATCCCTGTCCCCGGTGCGGTCATGAAAACCGCCATCGTGATAAATTCTGCGCCCGATGCGGCGAGCGCCTGGAAATCGGCGTCCGGCCGATCATCGGGGCGGTACTCGACCGACGATACCGTATCGTCGAGCTGATCGGTGAGGGGGGGATGGGGGTCGTCTATCGCGCCCGTCACCTCCGCTTGAATGTGGACATGGCCGTCAAGATCCTTCACAGAAAACTGGCTCGGGACGAATCGTTTAAGGAGCGATTCGACCGGGAGGCGAAGATCTTGGCGGGGCTCTCTCATCATAACATCGTCTCCATTCACGATTACGGCGCGTTTCGGGATACCTTCTACATCGCCATGGATCTGGTGGACGGGGAGAGCCTGGAGGATGTCTCGGCGAGGCGCGCCCCGCTGGCCGTGATGAATGCGTTTTCCATTGCGGCGTCGGTCGCCCGGGGGCTGGCATGGGTCCACGCCGGCGGCGTCATTCACCGGGACATCAAACCGGGAAATATCATGATAGACCGCACGGGCAGGGTACTGATCACCGATTTCGGCATCGCTCTTACACTCTCGGGAGATCCAAAAACCCTGGACGATGAGATTATAGGTACCCCCGAATACATGAGCCCCGAGCAGCTTCGGGGGCTGGACCTGGATGAGCGCACGGACGTCTATTCCCTGGGGGTGGTCCTGTATCAGCTGCTCACCGGGGTATCGCCCTTTCGGGCGACGGACGACGCGGCGGCCACGGCCGCTCGAATCCTGGGAAAAACTCCGGATCCCATAACCTCACACCGCATGGATCTCTCCCGTGGGCAGATCGAGATTGTGAACCGCGCCATGGCCCATGATCGCTCACGCCGCCTGCGCTCGGCGGTGCATATGCTGGAGCTCATCGATCGGGAGACGGGAGGATCTGGCGGACCGGATACGGATATACATATTGCTTCATCTGCGCGTCCTGCGGAAGGAGTCGAAGGAGTTTTGTCCGGGCGTCCGTCGGATACGGCGGATTCGCCCGGGATCACGAGAATATCCCGGTTGAGAATAATCACGGCGGTGTTGCTTGCGACACTCATTGCGGCGGGGCTGGTGATCCTGGGAATTTTTCTCGCCAAATCGTGGTGA
- a CDS encoding PQQ-binding-like beta-propeller repeat protein — MKKNTRRICAVLTVFFVMTLPACAHRLEGTGDTSMGIGYVWRYRTGGDIVTSPVVVGNVVYIVGSDGDVHAVNISGGGLLWRIILGGGAGGDPTPCQDSVFVGTAAGDVYAVDALKGTALWRTIPGTSPLSTPTVWGGAVYLGDADGWLYALDGETGVEIWRTNVDGAVRAAPVVSYGVVFVGDASGTVRAIDAGTAKEYWRYEAPGGVVSSPVVIPIGKNRAVIVTDESGTVSLLDAGSGTVRWTYRGPSGIEAAPVVMETERGTAVLIACTGGTVIPLRFDRGKPLWETSLFTSFHTTPLVRNGVIYIIDESGGIFALDAATGEALWRCHGNARPDTSPAATEELLFFSGRDGSLYAIAIPGR; from the coding sequence ATGAAAAAAAACACTCGACGGATATGTGCCGTACTGACCGTTTTTTTTGTTATGACCCTGCCGGCATGCGCGCACCGCCTTGAGGGGACGGGCGACACGTCGATGGGCATCGGGTACGTGTGGCGGTATCGCACGGGAGGGGATATCGTGACGTCTCCGGTGGTTGTCGGAAACGTCGTGTATATTGTCGGGTCCGACGGCGATGTGCACGCCGTAAACATCTCCGGCGGCGGTCTGCTGTGGCGGATCATTCTGGGAGGGGGCGCGGGCGGCGATCCGACCCCCTGCCAGGATTCGGTGTTCGTGGGCACCGCCGCGGGCGACGTCTACGCCGTGGACGCCCTGAAGGGGACCGCCCTCTGGCGGACGATCCCCGGGACCTCGCCCCTCTCGACGCCGACGGTATGGGGGGGCGCCGTCTACCTGGGGGACGCGGACGGTTGGCTCTACGCCCTGGACGGTGAAACCGGCGTGGAGATTTGGCGCACCAATGTGGACGGCGCCGTGCGGGCGGCGCCTGTGGTGAGCTACGGCGTGGTGTTCGTCGGCGACGCATCGGGCACCGTGAGGGCGATCGACGCGGGAACGGCGAAAGAATACTGGCGATACGAGGCCCCGGGGGGCGTCGTATCATCCCCCGTCGTGATACCCATAGGAAAAAACCGCGCGGTGATCGTCACGGACGAAAGCGGCACGGTCTCCCTGCTCGACGCCGGGAGCGGAACAGTCAGGTGGACCTACCGGGGGCCCTCCGGTATCGAGGCGGCCCCGGTCGTCATGGAGACCGAAAGGGGAACGGCCGTGCTGATCGCATGCACCGGCGGCACCGTCATCCCCCTCAGGTTCGACCGGGGAAAGCCCCTCTGGGAAACGAGTCTCTTCACCTCGTTCCACACGACACCGCTTGTCCGAAACGGCGTGATTTACATCATCGATGAAAGCGGCGGCATCTTTGCCCTGGATGCGGCCACCGGAGAAGCGCTCTGGCGCTGTCATGGAAATGCACGTCCCGATACGTCCCCCGCCGCCACCGAGGAACTCCTCTTCTTCAGCGGAAGGGACGGATCCCTCTATGCCATTGCGATACCCGGTCGATGA
- a CDS encoding adenylate/guanylate cyclase domain-containing protein, translating to MRIIEKKKTIPYRMLSGGIVGVCVFFLVLALYLFGLITTIERKTQDFRFRIASRPQAVDEDIVIITVDEESLQFYREDLGTWPWPREIFGALVEYLKRGNAQIIVFDMIFAEPDVMNPASDAAFARSLEGETPVLFSLVFRETDGESMAPSYEALMQGEILKDRFSLSVFNESPVSFGEYSSVTLPYLSILASASGVGSINYVADPDGPSRGVYPLFLYNGAYYPSLSLASALAACGYRPEDVEITLDNDRTLHAGGLEIPLLPDGRMSIKWHGPYGTYQYYRIGDIIESMLALSRDETPRIDPQTFSGKIVVVGTTAVSLFDLRAMPFSPVYPGVELNATAIDNIINNDFIRHTSRWCTILILFASSLLISLFSIRFASPGLSIAFFLICFGLLTSAVVYFFTFFDLMVEYVAPATTLFLSFTASMVFNYITEGRTKRKFKEAFAKYVSPHVADEISRNLGELNVDAGERTEISILFCDIRDFTVMSENLPPEEVVRILNRYFSFMVEVIFAHGGTLDKYMGDGIMAFFGAPKHDPNHARNACRAALAMQRELRRLNLVMEWEGVPPLSIGVGVNTGEAVVGNIGTDRRMEYTAIGDHVNLAARLEVLNKEFKTGVIISEFTLKKAGDVVVRDLGEVGIRGKREPVRIYELIDEHG from the coding sequence GTGAGAATCATCGAAAAGAAAAAAACCATCCCCTATCGGATGCTCTCCGGCGGTATTGTGGGCGTCTGTGTGTTTTTTCTCGTCCTGGCCCTGTACCTTTTCGGTCTCATTACCACCATCGAGAGAAAAACCCAGGATTTCAGATTTCGCATTGCGTCGAGACCCCAGGCCGTCGATGAGGATATCGTCATCATCACCGTTGACGAGGAGAGTCTTCAGTTTTATCGTGAAGACCTGGGCACCTGGCCCTGGCCCCGGGAAATCTTCGGGGCGCTCGTGGAATATCTCAAAAGGGGGAACGCGCAGATCATCGTTTTTGACATGATCTTTGCGGAGCCGGACGTAATGAATCCCGCATCGGATGCGGCGTTTGCACGCTCCCTGGAGGGGGAAACCCCGGTGCTGTTTTCTCTGGTGTTTCGTGAAACCGATGGAGAATCAATGGCGCCGAGCTATGAAGCCCTGATGCAGGGAGAAATTCTGAAGGACCGTTTTTCCCTCTCGGTCTTCAATGAATCACCGGTTTCATTCGGTGAGTATTCCTCGGTGACGCTGCCCTATCTCTCGATCCTCGCGAGCGCCTCCGGCGTTGGATCGATCAATTACGTGGCCGATCCGGACGGCCCGTCCCGGGGCGTCTATCCGCTGTTTCTCTACAACGGCGCGTATTATCCGTCCCTCTCCCTGGCCTCGGCCCTGGCTGCATGCGGGTATCGACCGGAGGACGTCGAGATAACCCTCGATAACGATCGCACCCTACACGCGGGCGGTCTGGAGATACCGCTTCTTCCCGACGGTCGCATGTCCATCAAGTGGCACGGGCCCTACGGCACCTATCAATACTACAGGATCGGGGATATTATAGAGTCGATGCTCGCCCTTTCCCGGGACGAGACGCCCCGTATCGATCCACAGACCTTCTCGGGCAAAATCGTCGTTGTCGGGACCACCGCCGTCTCCCTGTTCGATCTCAGGGCCATGCCCTTTTCTCCGGTGTATCCCGGCGTGGAACTCAACGCTACGGCCATAGATAATATCATCAACAACGATTTCATCCGGCATACATCCCGATGGTGTACGATTCTGATTCTCTTCGCCTCGTCGCTCTTGATCTCGCTTTTCTCCATACGGTTCGCCTCTCCCGGACTGAGCATCGCCTTTTTCCTGATCTGCTTCGGACTTCTGACGTCGGCGGTTGTCTATTTTTTCACTTTTTTCGACCTGATGGTGGAATATGTGGCGCCGGCGACGACACTGTTTCTCTCGTTTACCGCCTCGATGGTCTTCAACTACATCACAGAAGGCCGGACGAAGCGGAAATTCAAGGAGGCGTTCGCTAAATACGTCTCACCCCACGTTGCCGATGAAATCAGCAGAAACCTCGGGGAACTGAACGTCGATGCCGGGGAGCGGACGGAGATCAGCATCCTGTTCTGCGATATCAGGGATTTCACCGTTATGAGCGAGAACCTCCCTCCCGAAGAGGTCGTGAGAATACTCAATCGATATTTCAGCTTCATGGTGGAGGTGATCTTCGCCCACGGGGGAACCCTGGATAAATACATGGGAGACGGTATCATGGCGTTCTTCGGCGCTCCGAAGCACGACCCGAACCATGCCCGAAACGCCTGCCGGGCGGCCCTGGCCATGCAGCGGGAGCTCAGACGCCTCAACCTGGTTATGGAATGGGAGGGCGTCCCGCCGCTTTCCATTGGGGTGGGCGTCAATACCGGAGAGGCGGTCGTGGGCAATATCGGCACCGACAGGCGTATGGAATACACCGCCATCGGGGACCATGTTAACCTCGCCGCCCGGCTGGAAGTGCTCAACAAGGAATTCAAAACCGGAGTGATCATCAGCGAATTCACCCTGAAAAAGGCGGGGGACGTCGTGGTTCGGGATCTGGGCGAGGTGGGGATCCGGGGAAAACGGGAGCCGGTACGGATCTATGAGCTGATCGACGAACACGGGTGA